One Helianthus annuus cultivar XRQ/B chromosome 12, HanXRQr2.0-SUNRISE, whole genome shotgun sequence genomic region harbors:
- the LOC110892538 gene encoding uncharacterized protein LOC110892538, which translates to MSRRLFTRIADDLVGLDPFFTQRPDARNYEGFTTLQKCIAAIRQLAYGTVADALDEYLQMSARTTRECLYGFCRNVVKLYSKKYLRKPNVYDVQQLYEAHEARHGFLGMLGSIDCMHWAWHRCPTAWRGQYTRGDHGYPTVILEAVASQDLWIWHSFFGLPGSPNDLNVLYQSAIFTDVVNGTGPDTRFTVSGVEYRRGYYLADGIYPSWSTIVKTIPHPDDEKRKKFAKRQEAARKDIERAFGVL; encoded by the coding sequence ATGAGTCGTCGGTTATTCACACGGATTGCTGATGATTTGGTGGGGCTAGACCCGTTTTTCACGCAACGACCCGATGCTCGAAATTATGAAGGGTTCACCACGTTACAAAAGTGTATtgcggccattcgccaactggcGTACGGGACAGTGGCCGACGCTTTGGACGAGTACTTACAAATGTCGGCAAGAACTACGCGGGAATGTTTGTATGGGTTTTGCCGTAATGTGGTGAAACTCTATAGCAAAAAATATTTGCGTAAACCAAACGTGTATGATGTTCAGCAGTTGTACGAAGCTCATGAAGCACGGCACGGGTTTCTGGGAATGCTCGGTAGTATTGATTGTATGCATTGGGCGTGGCATAGATGTCCGACTGCGTGGCGCGGCCAATATACTCGCGGTGATCACGGCTATCCAACCGTGATACTTGAAGCCGTGGCATCACAAGATTTGTGGATCTGGCATTCTTTCTTTGGTCTCCCTGGTTCACCCAACGACCTCAATGTGTTATACCAATCGGCGATCTTTACCGATGTCGTTAATGGAACAGGTCCGGACACCCGTTTTACAGTTTCTGGGGTTGAGTATAGACGTGGGTATTATCTTGCTGACGGGATATATCCGTCTTGGTCTACAATTGTGAAGACTATTCCACATCCCGATGacgaaaaaaggaaaaaatttgCCAAGCGTCAAGAAGCTGCAAGAAAAGACATCGAACGTGCTTTTGGTGTCTTATGA